In Flavobacterium hankyongi, the genomic window ATATCCTAATATGTTAGTAACGACAGGTTTACATGATTCTCAGGTGCAATATTGGGAGCCGGCAAAGTGGGTAGCTAAATTAAGAACTTTGAAAAGTGATAAAAAACTATTATATTTAGATACTAATATGGATACTGGACATGGCGGTGCTTCCGGAAGGTTTGAGTCCTTAAAAGAAGTAGCAAAAGAGTTTAGTTTTTTATTAGATTTAGAAGGAATTAAGCAATAGTTAATTTTTTTTTATAGATTTGCAAAGTTTTGTTGTTGATAAAATTTCGAAACAAAAAGCCTCGATTATAAAAATATATGGGACAAGATATACAAGCTTACAATAATGTATTGGAATTAATAGGGAATACTCCGCTAATTAAAATCAATAAGGTTACTGAAGAAATTAAAGGAAATTTTTATGCAAAAGTAGAAGCCTTTAATCCAGGTCATTCAACAAAAGACCGTATCGCATTATACATTATTGAGGAAGCTGAAAGACAAGGAATCATCAAGCCAGGTGATACTATTATTGAAACAACATCTGGAAATACTGGGTTTAGTTTAGCAATGGTTAGTATAATCAAAGGTTATGAATGTATTCTAGCAGTTAGTTCAAAATCATCTCCAGATAAAATAGATATGTTACGTAGTCTGGGTGCCAAAGTATATGTGTGCCCTGCACACGTTTCTGCAGATGATGAACGTTCTTACTATAATGTTGCAAAAAGATTGCACGAAGAAACTAAAGGTTCGGTATACATTAATCAATACTTTAATGAGTTAAATATCGAAGCACATTATAAAACTACTGATCCAGAAATTTGGGAGCAAACAAACGGTAAAGTAACTCACGTTGTAGCTTGTACAGGTACTGGAGGGACATTATCTGGTGCTGCTAAGTTCTTAAAAGAAAAAAATCCAAACATTAGAATATTAGGTGTTGATGCGTATGGTTCGGTATTGAAAAAATACCATGAAACTAGAGAATTTGACGCTGAAGAAATTTATCCATACAGAATTGAAGGATTAGGAAAAAATTTAATTCCTACTGCTACAGATTTTGATTTGATAGATAAATTTGTAAAAGTTACTGATGAAGATAGTGCTCACATGACTCGTAACATTGCAAAAACCGAAGGTTTGTTTGTAGGTTACACATCAGGAGCAGTAATGCAAGCCATCAAACAATATGCAGAAGAAAATGAATTTGATGAAAATAGCAATGTAATTGCCATTTTTCCTGATCACGGTTCAAGATATATGAGTAAAGTGTTTAGTGACGAATGGATGAGTGCTCAAGGGTTCTTTGATAGTGTAAATGCTGAAGAAGCTCAGAAGATAGAATTCATAAAATAATTATTTTAGATATTATAAAATATAAAAAACTCCGAATCGTTGATTCGGAGTTTTTTGTTTGTACTTCGGGTTGCTTTGTTCAGCATTATTTCTGAATCATAAATTTTTCTGTAGTTATCTTATCTGATTTGTTATTGTATGTATCTAAGATAAAATTTCCTTCTGCATCAAAATAACCAACAGAAAATTTATTTTTATTGTAAAAAATATAATTGTTGTTTGAAGTTTTTCTCATTATACCACTTGGTTTGTTTTGATCAGTATACATTGTGTATGAGCCTCCTTCTTCAGATTTTAACTGATATTTCATTCCGTCAAGCATATAATAACTTGAATGATCTACTTCAACAACTTTAGCTACACCATTATGATTAACCGTTGTGGTATTGGTTACCTCAACTGGTGTATTTGCAATTGGAATATTTTTTGTTCCTGGTCTTTCGGCCTCAACCTCTACTTTTTGCACCTCTTTAGTAACCTCAGATTTGACTAATTTTTTTTCTCCATCAGAATCCTTGATAGTGGTAACTGTTGTTTTTACCTCTGTTTGTAAGTTTTTGTTCTGCGCTTGGATATTTAGCGTAAATACTACTGCAAGCATTCCTAAAATTGTAGTTTTCATAATTTTTGAGTTTTATTATTACATATACAAATTTAGATTAGTAGTTAATCAAGCGTTTTATATCATTTTAAGGAAGAATTATATAATTCTCATATAAAACAAAAAAACTCCTGAATATTCAGGAGTTTAGTGATATAATAAGTAGTTTAATTATTCTTGCATTGTATGGAAAACGTTCATAACGTCGTCATCCTCTTCAATTTTCTCTAATAATTTTTCTACGTCTGCAACTTGCTCAGGAGTTAATTCTTTTGTTACTTGTGGAATTCTCTCAAATCCAGAAGATAATACTTCAATTCCTCTGTTTTCTAATTCTTTTTGAATAGCACCAAAACTTTCAAACGGAGCATACATTACAATTCCGTCTTCATCAGCGAAAATTTCTTCTACTCCGAAATCAATCATTTCTAATTCTAATTCTTCAACATCTTGCCCTTCAGCAGGAATACGGAAGTTACAGGTATGATCAAACATAAATTCTACCGAACCTTGTGTTCCTAAAGCTCCATTACATTTATTAAAATAACTTCTAATGTTGGCAACCGTTCTATTGTTGTTATCAGTAG contains:
- a CDS encoding PLP-dependent cysteine synthase family protein — encoded protein: MGQDIQAYNNVLELIGNTPLIKINKVTEEIKGNFYAKVEAFNPGHSTKDRIALYIIEEAERQGIIKPGDTIIETTSGNTGFSLAMVSIIKGYECILAVSSKSSPDKIDMLRSLGAKVYVCPAHVSADDERSYYNVAKRLHEETKGSVYINQYFNELNIEAHYKTTDPEIWEQTNGKVTHVVACTGTGGTLSGAAKFLKEKNPNIRILGVDAYGSVLKKYHETREFDAEEIYPYRIEGLGKNLIPTATDFDLIDKFVKVTDEDSAHMTRNIAKTEGLFVGYTSGAVMQAIKQYAEENEFDENSNVIAIFPDHGSRYMSKVFSDEWMSAQGFFDSVNAEEAQKIEFIK
- a CDS encoding YebC/PmpR family DNA-binding transcriptional regulator, which translates into the protein MGRAFEFRKARKMKRWSAMAKTFTKIGKDIVMAVKEGGPNPETNSRLRAVIQNAKAANMPKDNVERAIKKASDKETANYKEVLFEGYAPHGIAILIETATDNNNRTVANIRSYFNKCNGALGTQGSVEFMFDHTCNFRIPAEGQDVEELELEMIDFGVEEIFADEDGIVMYAPFESFGAIQKELENRGIEVLSSGFERIPQVTKELTPEQVADVEKLLEKIEEDDDVMNVFHTMQE